From the genome of Triticum aestivum cultivar Chinese Spring chromosome 3B, IWGSC CS RefSeq v2.1, whole genome shotgun sequence, one region includes:
- the LOC123064440 gene encoding acyl-acyl carrier protein thioesterase TE3, chloroplastic — MLSSKSRHVKVLAVPASSSQGNSNNNISQHTKLRTDKFFEVEMAVHENELDEYGVVNNAIYVAYIHNAREDLAASIGFSMASIARTGNAMALLELNLKYLKPLRRGAKFVVKVRIVQIKGARILVDHFIETLPDHKLVLEATATIVCLNKDYRPTRVFPEMSSKLHQFFSSKDG, encoded by the exons ATGCTCTCCAGCAAATCCCGGCATGTGAAAGTTCTCGCCGTCCCTGCCTCCAGCTCCCAAGGCAACTCCAACAATAACATCAGCCAACATACAAAACTAAG GACGGACAAGTTCTTCGAAGTGGAGATGGCCGTCCATGAGAACGAACTTGACGAGTATGGAGTTGTTAACAACGCCATTTATGTTGCTTACATCCACAACG CTCGAGAGGATCTGGCTGCGAGCATTGGCTTCAGCATGGCCTCCATAGCACGCACCGGCAACGCGATGGCACTTCTGGAGCTGAACCTCAAGTACCTCAAGCCTCTACGA CGAGGTGCCAAGTTTGTCGTCAAGGTTAGGATTGTCCAAATAAAGGGCGCGAGGATACTCGTTGATCACTTCATCGAGACGCTGCCGGATCATAAG CTTGTATTGGAAGCGACAGCGACCATCGTCTGCCTCAACAAGGACTACCGTCCGACCCGCGTCTTCCCAGAGATGTCATCTAAGCTGCATCAGTTCTTCTCATCCAAGGATGGTTAG